A region from the Thermofilaceae archaeon genome encodes:
- a CDS encoding flavin reductase family protein codes for MSHRISRLLYPRLTVLITTCDGSGKPNVATFSFFMPISFDPKYVAFSVAPQRHTFSNLREVGEFVVNVPTFDLLQKVWICGRYSGREVDKFKLAGLTPVPSVK; via the coding sequence GTGTCGCACCGGATCAGTCGACTGTTGTATCCCAGGCTCACCGTGCTGATCACCACGTGCGATGGTAGCGGTAAACCGAACGTTGCCACGTTCTCCTTCTTCATGCCGATCAGCTTTGACCCCAAGTACGTAGCCTTCAGTGTCGCTCCGCAGAGGCACACTTTCTCAAACCTTCGGGAGGTTGGCGAGTTCGTTGTCAACGTGCCGACCTTCGACCTCCTTCAGAAGGTTTGGATCTGCGGCCGCTACTCGGGGAGGGAGGTTGACAAGTTCAAGCTTGCAGGTCTCACTCCGGTGCCGAGCGTGAAGG